A single region of the Lycium barbarum isolate Lr01 chromosome 2, ASM1917538v2, whole genome shotgun sequence genome encodes:
- the LOC132628978 gene encoding uncharacterized protein LOC132628978: protein MPWVMKRYHTPDGRLIIKEEKVKRFEYFEAHRIDGRLMLNLVPLNDDVSDSDGDDDEDETDGCDQGKVDQTAVENGSALMNGGIKCSSLYENINQGGGESRRNAEDLMRQKQSIQSVLAKQSDQQKLEYQTRLEVAIDVIRYLLNQGLSFRGHREDESSFNKGNYIKLLRWYTKRCDNIADAFKKAPKNNQLTSPYIQRDIITACKMETIRYIIKDLNDDYCSILVDESRDVSCKEQRAIFLRYVDRRGSVMERFIGIVHVRDTSALSLRNEIVGLLAQHSLSPSYMRGQCYDGASNMQGDLNGLKILIQKESKGAHSIQCFAHQLKLTLVAISRRCDEVQELLSLVSDILNMVRASFKRRDELRESQAKEIEEALCKGELETGRGLNQELGLARAGDTRWGSHYKSFKKIILMFGPIIDVHDAIAVNARFEEKCRAKGYLKACLTFEVVFMLHFMRTVLAITNELNAVFQKKEQDIANAMLLVEMAKERLQKLREEGWDSLIDELENYIVDVRDHDKRFSDLKGLCDFAKKLVETKKHGTYSLVFRLVKFVLLLPVATATVERAFSAMKLIKTDLRNRMDDELLSDCLVSYIEKEVFSTISNEDIMDTFQKMKSRRGEL from the exons ATGCCGTGGGTGATGAAGAGATATCATACACCTGATGGCAGATTAATTATCAAAGAAGAGAAAGTTAAAAGGTTTGAGTATTTTGAGGCTCACCGTATTGATGGACGGTTAATGTTGAATCTTGTTCCGTTAAATGATGACGTGTCGGATTccgatggtgatgatgatgaagatgaaACGGATGGTTGTGATCAAGGGAAAGTTGATCAGACGGCTGTGGAGAATGGATCGGCATTGATGAATGGTGGAATAAAGTGTTCGAGTTTAT ATGAAAACATCAATCAAGGGGGAGGAGAG TCAAGAAGAAATGCTGAAGATTTGATGAGACAAAAACAATCCATTCAAAGTGTACTTGCTAAACAGTCTGATCAACAAAAGTTAGAATACCAAACTCGTTTAGAAGTTGCAATTGATGTCATAAGATAtcttttgaaccaaggattatcATTTCGGGGGCATCGTGAAGACGAATCATCTTTTAATAAAGGTAACTATATTAAACTTCTTAGATGGTATACTAAACGATGTGATAATATTGCTGATGCATTTAAAAAAGCTCCAAAGAATAATCAGTTGACTTCTCCATACATTCAAAGGGATATTATCACTGcatgtaagatggaaacaattagGTATATCATTAAGGATTTAAATGATGATTACTGTTCCATATTAGTTGATGAATCTCGTGATGTGTCATGTAAGGAGCAAAGGGCTATTTTTTTGAGGTATGTTGATAGAAGGGGGAGTGTAATGGAGCGATTTATTGGTATTGTTCATGTTCGTGATACTAGTGCTTTGTCCCTAAGAAATGAAATTGTTGGTTTACTTGCTCAACATTCTTTAAGCCCATCTTATATGCGTGGACAATGTTATGATGGAGCAAGCAATATGCAAGGAGATTTAAATGGGCTTAAAATCTTGATACAAAAAGAAAGTAAAGGTGCTCATTCTATTCAATGTTTTGCTCATCAACTCAAGTTAACTCTTGTTGCGATTTCTAGAAGATGTGATGAAGTGCAGGAACTTTTATCGTTGGTTTCTGATATATTAAATATGGTTAGAGCTTCTTTCAAGCGTAGAGATGAACTTCGTGAATCTCAAGCAAAAGAAATTGAAGAAGCATTATGTAAAGGCGAGCTTGAAACTGGTAGGGGCTTGAATCAAGAACTAGGTCTTGCTAGAGCCGGTGATACTAGATGGGGATCTCACTAcaaatcttttaaaaaaattattcttATGTTTGGCCCTATCATTGATGTACATGATGCTATTGCTGTTAATGCCCGTTTTGAAGAAAAGTGTAGGGCAAAGGGATATCTTAAAgcatgtttaacatttgaggTTGTCTTCATGTTGCACTTCATGCGCACTGTTTTAGCAATCACAAATGAGCTTAATgcagtttttcaaaagaaagagcAAGACATTGCAAATGCCATGCTACTTGTTGAAATGGCAAAGGAGCGACTGCAAAAACTAAGAGAAGAAGGTTGGGATTCACTTATTGATGAG CTTGAGAATTATATTGTTGATGTTCGTGACCATGATAAAAGGTTTTCCGATCTTAAGGGACTTTGTGATTTTGCGAAGAAACTAGTTGAGACAAAGAAACATGGAACTTATTCTCTCGTGTTCCGACTAGTGAAATTTGTTTTACTTTTGCCAGTTGCTACTGCTACAGTTGAAAGAGCTTTCTCTGCAATGAAGTTGATTAAGACTGACTTACGAAATCGAATGGATGATGAGCTTTTGAGTGATTGTTTGGTGTCTTATATAGAAAAAGAAGTATTTAGTACTATTTCTAATGAGGATATTATGGATACCTTTCAAAAGATGAAATCTCGTCGAGGAGAATTGTAA